In Oleiharenicola lentus, the following are encoded in one genomic region:
- the rpsG gene encoding 30S ribosomal protein S7, which yields MSRRRRATHRPTVPDVRYSSTLVTHLINVIMKSGKRTLAERIVYGAFERVSEKLQKGDPVDLLMGAMENARPKLEVKSRRVGGATYQVPVEISFERQESLALRWIVDAANGRKGIPMREAIAAEIIDAYNNTGSVVKKKEEMHKMAQANRAFAHLRW from the coding sequence ATGTCCCGTCGTCGCAGAGCTACGCACCGCCCCACCGTCCCGGATGTCCGCTACAGCAGCACCCTGGTGACCCACCTTATCAATGTCATCATGAAGAGCGGCAAGCGCACGCTCGCTGAGCGCATCGTTTACGGCGCCTTTGAGCGAGTGAGCGAAAAGCTCCAAAAGGGTGATCCGGTGGACCTGCTCATGGGAGCCATGGAAAACGCCCGCCCGAAACTTGAAGTGAAGAGCCGCCGCGTCGGTGGTGCCACCTATCAGGTGCCGGTTGAAATTTCGTTCGAGCGCCAGGAATCATTGGCCCTCCGCTGGATTGTTGATGCCGCCAACGGCCGCAAGGGCATCCCGATGCGCGAAGCCATTGCCGCCGAAATCATCGACGCCTACAACAACACGGGCTCCGTGGTGAAGAAGAAGGAAGAAATGCACAAGATGGCCCAAGCCAACCGTGCGTTTGCCCACCTCCGCTGGTAA
- the rpoC gene encoding DNA-directed RNA polymerase subunit beta' — MSTEQAREEVRSVLGSDENLFDSVSITVAAPETIRAWSKGEVKNPETINYRTFKPEPGGLFCQKIFGPVRDYECACGKYKRIKYKDVVCDRCGVEVTIARVRRERMGHIELAVPVAHIWFLKSMPSRLGLLLDMTARSLERVIYYENYMVTNAGKTPLELKQLLTETEYQQAVDEYGADAFTAKMGAEAVRDVLTQVDMEAVVAELHETMRATRSKQIKKKLSKRLKVIGGFISSKSRPEWMVMEVLPVIPPDLRPLVPLEGGRFATSDLNDLYRRVINRNNRLRNLMQLKTPDVIIHNEKRMLQEAVDALFDNGRHGRPVTGAGNRALKSLSDMLKGKQGRFRQNLLGKRVDYSGRSVIVIGPELKLNQCGLPKKMALVLFEPFIIRRLKELGFVHTVRGARKMIEKKSPEVWDILEEVTKGHPVLLNRAPTLHRLSIQAFEPVLIEGSSIRVHPLVCTAYNADFDGDQMAVHVPLSLEAILECKLLMMSTNNIFSPSSGKPILTPSQDIVLGAYYLSVEPRSKPAKGTRVPLLSGLQEVQYAKADGALKVHDWIHIPNPDFCKDTVYGNKERKHLLTTVGRVIFNQIWPAGLGFINFPVPKGKLGDLILNTYKVAGDRVTVETLDKLKELGFQTAFQAGISIGIDDMIIPENKKEIVHDARKKVDEVESQYKKGIITESERKNKVIDIWTGATDRIAKAVFGKLENNDGKPEVNPVYIMMDSGARGNKQQVRQLCGLRGLMAKPSGEIIERPILSSFREGLTVLEYFISTHGARKGLADTALKTADAGYMTRKLCDVAMDVVITEEDCGTRDGIWKKAIFEGETMLVSLAERIVGRFSADDVMDPLNPTKAIVGAGELVTEELAKRIDDSGIERVKVLSPLTSTSEHGIDAKSYGINPATNKVAKQGDSVGIIAAQSIGEPGTQLTMRTFHIGGVASAGSKNPEIKVRNTGIIKYRGLRLVTIGDGINIVLNKTGSIQILDDNDRELESYPIVVGTFLSVGDGAKVTKGQTIAQWDPYNIPVLSEKAGTLHFKDMIPGVTVKRELDESTGRIATVVIEHKEDLNPQIEVRDDHGKPVAAYSIPTGAQVAVAEGDIIQPGALLAKTPRQASVTKDITGGLPRVAELFEARRPKEAAEMARIEGVVSFEGSIRGKRKLVVRQEESGAEEEHLIPHGKHIIVQAGDVVHKGQHLTEGSADPHEILEILGPTALFEFLIGQVQEVYRLQGVSINDKHIEVIIRQMLRKVRISDPGDTEWFWGEQIDRTAFLRENKRIEAAGGKPAEAEPILLGITKASLETESFISAASFQETTRVLTDASTLGKVDGLKGFKENVIMGHLIPAGTGLPAYKKLKVTLPLGGEIPMDEAPKAVTAEAS, encoded by the coding sequence ATGAGCACAGAACAAGCCCGCGAAGAAGTCCGTTCCGTCCTTGGTTCGGACGAAAACCTGTTCGACAGCGTTTCCATCACCGTCGCCGCGCCGGAAACCATCCGCGCGTGGTCGAAGGGTGAGGTCAAGAATCCCGAGACGATCAACTATCGCACGTTCAAGCCCGAGCCGGGCGGCCTCTTCTGCCAGAAGATTTTCGGCCCCGTGCGCGACTACGAATGCGCCTGCGGAAAATACAAGCGCATCAAATACAAGGACGTCGTGTGCGATCGCTGCGGCGTCGAGGTCACCATCGCCCGCGTTCGCCGCGAGCGCATGGGGCACATCGAGCTGGCCGTCCCGGTCGCCCACATCTGGTTCCTCAAGAGCATGCCGAGCCGCCTCGGCCTGCTGCTCGACATGACCGCCCGTTCGCTCGAGCGCGTCATCTACTACGAGAACTACATGGTGACCAACGCGGGCAAGACGCCGCTTGAGCTCAAGCAGCTCCTCACCGAGACCGAGTACCAGCAGGCCGTCGATGAATACGGCGCTGACGCCTTCACCGCCAAGATGGGCGCTGAGGCCGTCCGCGACGTGCTCACCCAGGTTGACATGGAGGCGGTTGTCGCCGAGCTCCACGAAACGATGCGCGCCACGCGCTCGAAGCAGATCAAGAAAAAGCTCTCCAAGCGCCTCAAGGTCATTGGTGGTTTCATCAGCTCCAAGTCCCGTCCCGAGTGGATGGTCATGGAGGTTCTGCCGGTCATCCCGCCGGATCTGCGCCCGCTCGTCCCGCTTGAGGGCGGCCGCTTCGCGACCTCCGACCTTAACGACCTCTACCGCCGCGTCATCAACCGCAACAACCGTCTGCGGAATCTGATGCAGCTGAAGACACCCGACGTCATCATCCACAACGAAAAGCGCATGCTCCAGGAGGCTGTTGATGCGCTGTTCGACAACGGTCGCCACGGTCGTCCGGTCACAGGCGCCGGCAACCGCGCCCTGAAGTCGCTCTCCGACATGCTAAAGGGCAAGCAGGGCCGTTTCCGCCAGAACTTGCTCGGCAAGCGCGTCGATTACTCGGGTCGCTCGGTCATTGTCATCGGTCCCGAGCTCAAGCTCAACCAGTGCGGTCTGCCCAAGAAGATGGCCCTCGTGCTCTTCGAGCCGTTCATCATCCGCCGCCTTAAGGAACTCGGCTTTGTGCACACCGTTCGCGGTGCGCGCAAGATGATCGAGAAGAAGTCGCCCGAGGTCTGGGACATCCTTGAGGAAGTCACCAAGGGCCACCCGGTGCTGCTTAACCGCGCCCCGACGCTGCACCGCCTCTCGATCCAGGCTTTCGAGCCCGTGCTCATCGAGGGTTCTTCCATTCGTGTCCACCCGCTCGTCTGCACCGCCTACAACGCGGACTTCGACGGTGACCAGATGGCCGTGCATGTGCCGCTTTCGCTGGAAGCCATTCTGGAGTGCAAGCTCCTGATGATGTCCACGAACAACATCTTCTCACCGTCCTCCGGCAAACCGATTCTAACGCCCTCGCAGGACATCGTCCTCGGCGCCTACTACCTGTCGGTCGAGCCGCGCAGCAAGCCCGCCAAGGGCACCCGCGTGCCGCTGCTCTCCGGTCTGCAGGAAGTGCAGTATGCCAAGGCCGACGGCGCCCTCAAGGTGCACGATTGGATCCACATCCCGAACCCGGACTTCTGCAAGGACACCGTTTACGGCAACAAGGAGCGCAAGCATCTCCTCACCACCGTCGGTCGTGTCATCTTCAATCAGATCTGGCCGGCTGGCCTCGGTTTCATCAACTTCCCCGTGCCGAAGGGCAAACTGGGTGACCTCATCCTCAATACCTACAAGGTCGCCGGTGACCGCGTGACCGTTGAGACGCTCGACAAGCTTAAGGAACTCGGCTTCCAGACCGCCTTCCAAGCCGGTATCTCCATCGGTATCGACGACATGATCATCCCCGAGAACAAGAAGGAGATCGTGCACGATGCCCGCAAGAAGGTCGACGAAGTCGAATCCCAATACAAGAAGGGCATCATCACCGAGAGCGAACGTAAGAACAAGGTGATCGACATCTGGACCGGCGCCACCGATCGCATCGCCAAGGCGGTGTTCGGCAAGCTCGAGAACAACGACGGCAAGCCCGAGGTGAACCCGGTTTACATCATGATGGATTCCGGTGCCCGCGGTAACAAGCAGCAGGTCCGCCAACTGTGCGGTCTCCGCGGCCTCATGGCCAAGCCCTCAGGTGAAATCATCGAGCGTCCCATCCTGTCCTCGTTCCGCGAGGGCCTGACGGTGCTCGAATACTTCATCTCGACGCACGGCGCCCGCAAGGGTCTCGCCGACACCGCGCTGAAGACCGCTGACGCCGGTTACATGACCCGTAAACTCTGCGACGTGGCCATGGACGTGGTCATCACCGAGGAGGATTGCGGCACCCGTGACGGCATCTGGAAAAAGGCCATCTTCGAAGGCGAGACGATGCTCGTTTCGCTGGCTGAGCGCATCGTCGGCCGGTTCTCGGCTGACGATGTAATGGATCCTCTCAATCCCACCAAGGCCATCGTTGGCGCCGGCGAACTCGTCACCGAGGAACTCGCCAAGCGCATCGACGACTCCGGCATCGAGCGCGTCAAGGTGCTCTCGCCGCTCACCTCCACGAGCGAACACGGTATCGACGCCAAGTCCTACGGAATCAATCCCGCGACCAACAAGGTCGCCAAGCAGGGTGATTCTGTCGGCATCATTGCCGCCCAGTCCATCGGTGAGCCCGGCACCCAGCTCACCATGCGCACGTTCCACATCGGTGGCGTCGCCTCGGCCGGCTCGAAGAACCCCGAGATTAAGGTCCGCAACACCGGTATCATCAAGTATCGCGGTCTGCGTCTCGTGACCATCGGCGACGGCATCAACATTGTCCTGAACAAGACCGGATCCATCCAGATCCTGGACGACAACGATCGCGAATTGGAATCCTATCCGATCGTGGTTGGCACCTTCCTCTCCGTTGGCGACGGCGCGAAGGTCACGAAGGGGCAGACCATCGCCCAGTGGGATCCTTACAACATTCCGGTTCTCTCTGAGAAGGCAGGCACGCTCCACTTCAAGGACATGATTCCGGGTGTCACCGTGAAGCGTGAACTCGACGAATCCACTGGCCGTATCGCAACCGTGGTCATCGAGCACAAGGAGGATCTCAATCCGCAGATCGAAGTCCGCGATGACCACGGCAAGCCCGTGGCCGCTTACTCGATCCCGACTGGCGCGCAGGTCGCCGTCGCCGAGGGTGACATCATCCAGCCGGGTGCGTTGCTCGCCAAGACCCCTCGTCAGGCGTCCGTCACCAAGGACATCACCGGTGGTCTCCCCCGTGTGGCCGAGCTTTTCGAAGCCCGCCGCCCGAAGGAAGCCGCTGAAATGGCCCGGATTGAAGGTGTCGTTTCCTTCGAGGGCTCCATTCGCGGCAAGCGCAAGCTCGTCGTCCGCCAGGAAGAGTCCGGTGCGGAGGAAGAGCACCTGATCCCGCACGGCAAGCACATCATCGTGCAGGCCGGTGACGTCGTCCACAAGGGGCAGCACCTCACCGAAGGCTCCGCCGATCCGCACGAGATTCTCGAAATTCTCGGGCCGACCGCGCTCTTCGAGTTCCTCATCGGTCAGGTGCAGGAAGTCTATCGACTCCAAGGCGTGTCGATCAACGACAAGCACATTGAGGTGATCATCCGTCAGATGCTCCGCAAGGTCCGCATCAGCGATCCGGGTGACACCGAGTGGTTCTGGGGCGAGCAGATCGACCGCACTGCTTTCCTGCGTGAGAACAAGCGAATCGAGGCCGCCGGCGGCAAACCCGCCGAAGCGGAACCGATTCTGCTGGGCATCACCAAGGCCTCGCTCGAGACCGAGAGCTTCATCTCGGCCGCTTCCTTCCAAGAGACGACCCGCGTCCTCACTGACGCCTCGACTTTGGGCAAGGTGGACGGGCTGAAGGGCTTCAAGGAAAACGTCATCATGGGGCATCTGATTCCTGCAGGCACTGGCCTTCCGGCTTACAAGAAGCTGAAGGTTACTCTGCCCTTGGGTGGTGAAATCCCCATGGACGAAGCGCCCAAGGCAGTGACCGCCGAGGCGAGCTGA
- the fusA gene encoding elongation factor G produces the protein MSVAAPINITVVTDKAKVSAVNSKDRPFPLEWTRNIGIAAHIDAGKTTTTERILFYSGAVHKMGEVHEGTTVTDWMEQERERGITITAAAISCAWNASWGPWKGIKQRINIIDTPGHVDFTAEVERSLRVLDGAVAVFCAVAGVQPQSETVWRQANKYRVPRVAFINKMDRTGADFFRAVSEMREKLKANAHPIFLPIGKEENFSGLIDLVQNVAYSFEEDPKDQLGMNPKTIAIPAEMAAQAKEYRDKLIEAVSDFDDVIAEKYLGGEEITVPELMLAVRKATISLKFTGVIPGSAFKKKGVQRLLDCVVNYLPSPIDVPPMQGQDSDGKTVEAVVDDKAKLAGLAFKLWNDPFVGRLVFYRVYTGQLKRGMSLYNPRTRRSERVSRLVLMRAIEREEIEVAYAGDICAVVGVKEVITGDTLCDEDFDIRLEPPSFPEPVISMSIEPNSKGDQEKLGVALQRLVAEDPTLRVKTDQDTGQTILAGMGELHLEIIIDRMKREFKVEATSGKPQIAYRETITKAAEGEGKFIRQSGGKGQYGHVVIKMEPNEKGKGVEVINETVGGSIPKEFIKPATDGLLEGANNGVIAGFPVVDAIIRIVDGSFHEVDSSEMAFKMAGIFAFKEAMKQAGPILLEPIMGVEVTTPEEYQGDLMGDINRRRGQIQGMDNKAGACIISAHVPLELLFGYVTDIRSLSKGRASAGITPSHFAQVPNSQLAKIVESNAKGPART, from the coding sequence ATGTCCGTCGCTGCTCCCATCAATATCACTGTCGTTACCGACAAGGCCAAGGTCTCTGCGGTCAACTCGAAGGATCGTCCTTTTCCGCTCGAGTGGACTCGTAACATCGGCATTGCCGCGCACATCGATGCTGGCAAGACCACCACGACCGAGCGCATCCTTTTCTACTCCGGCGCCGTCCACAAGATGGGCGAAGTCCATGAGGGCACCACGGTGACCGACTGGATGGAGCAGGAGCGCGAGCGCGGCATTACCATCACCGCCGCCGCCATTTCCTGTGCATGGAATGCCTCATGGGGTCCGTGGAAGGGCATCAAGCAGCGCATCAACATCATCGACACCCCTGGCCACGTGGACTTCACGGCCGAGGTGGAGCGCTCGCTCCGCGTGCTCGATGGCGCCGTCGCCGTTTTCTGCGCCGTTGCTGGCGTGCAGCCCCAGTCCGAGACTGTCTGGCGTCAGGCCAACAAGTATCGCGTTCCGCGCGTGGCGTTCATCAACAAGATGGACCGCACCGGTGCCGACTTCTTCCGCGCCGTCTCCGAGATGCGCGAGAAGCTCAAGGCCAACGCCCACCCGATTTTCCTGCCCATTGGCAAGGAGGAGAATTTCTCCGGCCTCATCGATCTCGTTCAGAACGTGGCCTACTCCTTCGAGGAAGACCCGAAGGACCAGCTGGGGATGAACCCGAAGACCATCGCGATCCCGGCGGAGATGGCCGCGCAGGCCAAGGAATACCGCGACAAGCTCATCGAGGCGGTTTCCGACTTCGACGACGTCATCGCCGAGAAATACCTCGGCGGCGAGGAGATCACCGTCCCCGAGCTGATGCTCGCCGTGCGCAAGGCCACGATCTCACTCAAGTTCACCGGCGTGATTCCCGGCTCCGCCTTCAAGAAGAAAGGTGTGCAGCGCCTGCTCGATTGCGTGGTTAACTACCTCCCGAGCCCGATCGATGTTCCCCCGATGCAGGGCCAGGATAGCGACGGCAAGACCGTCGAGGCCGTGGTCGACGACAAGGCCAAGCTCGCTGGCCTCGCCTTCAAGCTCTGGAACGACCCGTTCGTCGGTCGCCTCGTGTTTTACCGCGTCTACACCGGCCAGCTGAAGCGTGGCATGTCCCTCTACAATCCCCGCACCCGCCGCTCCGAGCGCGTTTCCCGTCTCGTGCTGATGCGTGCGATTGAGCGTGAGGAAATCGAAGTCGCCTACGCGGGCGACATCTGCGCCGTGGTCGGTGTCAAGGAAGTCATCACCGGCGACACGCTGTGCGATGAGGACTTCGACATCCGTCTCGAGCCGCCCTCCTTCCCCGAGCCCGTAATCTCGATGTCCATCGAGCCGAATTCCAAGGGCGACCAAGAGAAACTCGGCGTGGCGCTCCAGCGCCTCGTGGCCGAGGATCCGACCCTGCGCGTCAAGACCGACCAGGACACCGGCCAGACCATCCTCGCCGGCATGGGTGAGTTGCACCTTGAAATCATCATCGACCGCATGAAGCGCGAGTTCAAGGTCGAGGCCACCTCAGGCAAGCCGCAGATCGCTTATCGCGAGACGATCACCAAGGCGGCTGAGGGCGAGGGCAAGTTCATCCGTCAGTCCGGCGGCAAGGGTCAGTATGGCCATGTCGTTATCAAGATGGAGCCGAACGAGAAGGGCAAGGGTGTCGAGGTTATCAATGAGACCGTCGGCGGTTCCATCCCGAAGGAATTCATCAAGCCCGCCACGGACGGTCTGCTTGAGGGCGCCAACAACGGCGTCATCGCGGGCTTCCCGGTCGTCGATGCTATCATCCGCATCGTCGATGGTTCCTTCCACGAAGTCGACTCGTCGGAAATGGCTTTCAAGATGGCTGGCATCTTCGCCTTCAAGGAGGCAATGAAGCAGGCCGGTCCGATCCTGCTTGAGCCCATCATGGGCGTCGAGGTGACCACTCCCGAGGAGTATCAGGGCGACCTGATGGGCGACATCAACCGTCGTCGTGGCCAGATCCAGGGCATGGATAACAAGGCCGGTGCTTGTATCATCAGCGCCCACGTCCCGCTCGAACTGCTCTTCGGCTACGTCACCGACATTCGCTCCCTCTCCAAGGGTCGCGCCAGCGCCGGCATCACACCGTCGCACTTCGCCCAGGTTCCGAACTCGCAGCTGGCCAAGATCGTTGAATCCAACGCCAAGGGCCCCGCTCGCACCTAA
- the rpsL gene encoding 30S ribosomal protein S12: MPTINQLVRKGRRKVVAKSKAPALQGNPFRRGVCVQVMTRTPKKPNSAIRKVAKVRLTNGTEVISYIPDEGHNLQEHSIVLVRGGRVKDLPGVRYHIVRGTLDATGVEKRRRSRSKYGVKRPKAAK, translated from the coding sequence ATGCCAACCATCAACCAACTCGTGAGAAAAGGACGCCGCAAGGTCGTTGCGAAGTCCAAGGCTCCGGCACTGCAGGGTAATCCCTTCCGCCGCGGCGTTTGTGTGCAGGTTATGACCCGCACGCCGAAGAAGCCTAACTCGGCCATCCGCAAGGTTGCCAAGGTCCGTCTCACGAATGGCACGGAAGTTATTTCTTACATTCCGGATGAAGGCCATAATCTCCAGGAGCACTCTATTGTGCTCGTGCGCGGTGGTCGTGTGAAGGATCTCCCCGGCGTGCGTTACCACATTGTCCGCGGCACTCTCGACGCCACCGGCGTGGAGAAGCGTCGTCGTTCCCGTTCCAAATACGGCGTAAAGCGCCCGAAGGCTGCCAAGTAA
- the rpoB gene encoding DNA-directed RNA polymerase subunit beta produces MADRTHSERINFGKLREVIQPPNLIELQISSYLEFLQKDTAEKQRKPYGLEAVFKEVFPINSYDERLTLEYVSYTIGEPKSSEIECLREGTTYAVPLYVKLRLREEDFIKDEEIFMGDIPMVTERGSFIINGAERVVVSQLHRSPGICFEVATHPNGKLLHSFRIIPDRGTWLEVQFDNNDLLYVYLDRRRRRRKFLITTLLRSIGFSNDLDILNLFYELQDLKVSKALDMENVSTLVLVEDVIDAQKGVVLARAFEPLTKAIVRTFEKHDIKSMRVIDTTADEGAIIRALKKDPTRNEEEALKEIYKKLRPGEPPTTANAKALLKRLFFDPKRYDLGRVGRYKINQKLDLKIDLENRILVSEDVVAATKYLVRLKKADGIVDDIDHLGSRRVRTVGELLANQCRVGLSRTERLVRERMTLYDQSVDSITPQKLINPKALTTVIRDFFARSQLSQFMDQINPLAELTHKRRLSALGPGGLNRERAGFEVRDVHPSHYGRICPIETPEGPNIGLINSLSTYARVNEFGFIEAPYRLVEKEKGRVTDKVVYLTADQEEGKTVAQANADVDEKGFFIGKVTARNSGNFIEVAAEEVDLMDVSPKQVVSVAAGLIPFLEHDDANRALMGSNMQRQGVPLLQTEAPLVGTGLESRLASDSKTVVIAEEPGVVASVDAKQIIVTKDGELPRHPKHNPKDHVFVYELRKFMRSNAGTCFSQRPIVKKGQKVKKGECIADGPSTDHGELALGRNVLVGFMPWNGYNFEDAILISEKVLKEDIFTSIHVQEFEVTARDTKLGPEEITRDIPNIGEEALKNLDHNGVIRVGAEVKPGDILVGKITPKSETELAPEEKLLRAIFGEKAADVKDTSLIVPSGVNGIIMDVKVSTSRLDAERDRMSPSDRRRQVKQIQEDYKTQMDKLREQLTEALSNILLGEKIPLDVINGQTGEIIIPANRKITKTLLRKLAAVAKHIEIDPSPVRIKIMEIIASFQSKFDELEGERERKIASIETGEDGGPGVIKQVKVYIATKQKLEVGDKMAGRHGNKGVVAKIVPEEDMPFLPDGTPIEICLNPLGVPSRMNVGQVLETHLGWACKKLGIKVATPVFDGISEKKVREYLKQANDMERKESGVVTVTTSGKATLFDGRTGEKLDQEVVVGYIYMMKLNHLVSHKIHARAVGPYSLVTQQPLGGKAQYGGQRFGEMEVWALEAYGAAHTLQELLTVKSDDVNGRTKIYESLVKGDNTLSAGTPESFNVLVKEMQALGLDIKLNKRTALGEALGGAR; encoded by the coding sequence ATGGCCGACCGCACTCACTCCGAACGCATCAACTTCGGCAAACTCCGCGAAGTCATTCAGCCGCCGAACCTCATCGAACTCCAGATCAGCTCGTATCTCGAGTTCCTGCAGAAGGACACGGCCGAGAAGCAGCGCAAGCCCTACGGCCTTGAGGCCGTGTTCAAGGAGGTCTTCCCGATCAATTCTTACGACGAGCGCCTGACGCTCGAATACGTCTCCTACACAATCGGCGAGCCCAAGAGCTCCGAGATCGAGTGCCTCCGCGAGGGCACGACCTACGCCGTTCCGCTCTATGTGAAGCTCCGCCTCCGCGAGGAAGACTTCATCAAGGACGAGGAGATTTTCATGGGTGACATCCCGATGGTCACCGAGCGCGGCTCGTTCATCATCAACGGCGCCGAGCGCGTCGTCGTCTCCCAGCTCCACCGCTCGCCCGGCATCTGCTTTGAAGTTGCCACACACCCGAACGGCAAGCTGCTGCACTCCTTCCGCATCATCCCGGACCGCGGCACCTGGCTCGAGGTGCAGTTCGACAACAACGACCTGCTTTACGTTTATCTCGACCGCCGCCGTCGCCGCCGCAAATTTCTCATCACCACGCTGCTCCGCTCGATCGGCTTCAGCAACGATCTGGACATCCTGAACCTCTTTTACGAGCTCCAGGACCTCAAGGTCAGCAAGGCGCTCGACATGGAGAACGTCTCCACACTCGTCCTCGTCGAGGATGTGATCGACGCCCAGAAGGGCGTCGTGCTCGCCCGCGCCTTTGAGCCGCTCACCAAGGCCATCGTCCGCACCTTCGAGAAGCACGACATCAAGTCGATGCGCGTCATCGACACGACGGCCGACGAGGGTGCCATCATCCGCGCGCTCAAGAAGGACCCGACCCGTAACGAGGAGGAAGCCCTCAAGGAAATCTACAAGAAGCTGCGCCCCGGCGAGCCGCCGACGACGGCGAACGCCAAGGCCCTGCTCAAGCGTCTGTTCTTCGACCCGAAGCGCTACGACCTCGGCCGTGTTGGCCGTTACAAGATCAACCAGAAGCTCGATCTCAAGATCGACTTGGAGAACCGCATCCTCGTCTCCGAGGATGTCGTGGCCGCGACCAAGTATCTCGTCCGCCTCAAGAAGGCCGACGGCATTGTGGACGACATCGACCACCTCGGCTCGCGCCGCGTGCGCACCGTCGGTGAGCTGCTCGCCAACCAGTGCCGCGTCGGCCTCTCCCGCACCGAGCGTTTGGTGCGCGAGCGCATGACCCTCTACGACCAGAGCGTCGATTCGATCACGCCGCAGAAGCTGATCAATCCGAAGGCTCTGACGACCGTGATCCGCGACTTCTTCGCCCGCAGCCAGCTGTCGCAGTTCATGGACCAGATCAACCCGCTCGCCGAGCTCACCCACAAGCGCCGCCTGTCGGCCCTTGGGCCGGGCGGTCTCAACCGCGAACGTGCCGGTTTCGAAGTGCGCGACGTCCATCCCTCGCACTACGGCCGCATTTGCCCGATCGAGACCCCCGAAGGTCCGAACATTGGTCTCATCAACTCTCTCTCCACCTATGCTCGTGTGAACGAGTTCGGCTTCATCGAGGCCCCGTATCGCCTCGTCGAGAAGGAGAAGGGCCGCGTCACCGACAAGGTCGTTTACCTCACCGCCGACCAGGAGGAAGGCAAGACCGTCGCCCAAGCCAACGCTGACGTTGACGAGAAGGGCTTCTTCATCGGCAAGGTCACCGCCCGTAACTCCGGCAACTTCATCGAAGTCGCCGCCGAGGAGGTGGACCTGATGGACGTCTCGCCCAAGCAGGTCGTGTCCGTCGCCGCCGGTCTCATCCCGTTCCTTGAGCACGACGACGCCAACCGCGCGCTCATGGGCTCGAACATGCAACGCCAGGGCGTGCCGCTCCTCCAGACCGAGGCGCCGCTCGTCGGCACCGGACTCGAGTCCCGCCTCGCGAGCGACTCCAAGACCGTCGTCATTGCCGAGGAGCCCGGTGTCGTCGCCTCCGTGGACGCCAAGCAGATCATCGTCACCAAGGACGGCGAGCTGCCCCGCCACCCGAAGCACAACCCGAAGGACCACGTGTTCGTTTATGAACTCCGCAAGTTCATGCGCTCGAATGCCGGCACCTGCTTCTCCCAGCGCCCCATCGTCAAGAAGGGCCAGAAGGTGAAGAAGGGCGAGTGCATCGCTGACGGTCCCTCAACCGACCACGGCGAGCTCGCGCTCGGCCGCAACGTGCTCGTCGGCTTCATGCCGTGGAACGGCTACAACTTCGAAGACGCCATCCTCATCTCCGAAAAGGTGCTGAAGGAAGACATCTTCACCTCCATCCATGTCCAAGAGTTCGAGGTCACCGCGCGTGACACGAAACTCGGGCCCGAGGAAATCACGCGCGACATCCCGAACATCGGCGAGGAAGCGCTCAAGAACCTCGACCACAATGGCGTCATTCGCGTCGGTGCCGAGGTTAAGCCCGGTGACATCCTCGTCGGCAAGATCACCCCGAAGTCCGAGACTGAGCTTGCTCCCGAAGAGAAGCTGCTCCGCGCCATCTTCGGCGAAAAGGCCGCTGACGTGAAGGACACCTCCCTCATCGTTCCCTCCGGCGTGAACGGAATCATCATGGACGTGAAGGTCTCGACCAGCCGCCTCGACGCGGAGCGCGACCGCATGTCCCCCTCCGACCGCCGTCGCCAGGTGAAGCAGATCCAGGAAGACTACAAGACCCAGATGGACAAGCTGCGCGAGCAGCTGACCGAGGCCTTGTCCAACATCCTCCTTGGTGAGAAGATTCCGCTCGACGTGATCAACGGCCAGACCGGCGAAATCATCATCCCGGCCAACCGCAAAATCACGAAGACGCTTCTCCGCAAGCTGGCCGCCGTCGCGAAGCACATCGAAATCGATCCTTCGCCCGTCCGCATCAAGATCATGGAGATCATCGCCTCCTTCCAGTCAAAGTTCGACGAATTGGAAGGTGAGCGTGAGCGCAAGATCGCCTCGATCGAGACCGGCGAAGATGGCGGCCCTGGCGTCATCAAGCAGGTCAAGGTCTACATCGCCACCAAGCAGAAGCTCGAGGTCGGCGACAAGATGGCCGGCCGCCACGGCAACAAGGGCGTCGTCGCCAAGATCGTGCCGGAAGAGGACATGCCCTTCCTGCCTGACGGCACCCCGATCGAAATCTGCCTCAACCCCCTCGGCGTGCCTTCGCGCATGAACGTGGGTCAGGTGCTTGAGACCCACCTTGGCTGGGCCTGCAAAAAGCTCGGCATCAAGGTCGCGACGCCCGTCTTCGACGGTATCTCCGAGAAGAAGGTCCGCGAATACCTCAAGCAGGCCAATGACATGGAGCGCAAGGAGAGCGGTGTCGTCACCGTCACCACCTCCGGCAAGGCCACGCTGTTCGACGGTCGCACCGGCGAGAAACTCGATCAGGAAGTCGTCGTCGGCTACATCTACATGATGAAGCTGAACCACCTCGTGTCGCACAAGATCCACGCGCGCGCGGTCGGTCCTTACTCCCTCGTCACGCAGCAGCCCTTGGGTGGTAAGGCCCAGTATGGCGGCCAGCGCTTCGGCGAAATGGAGGTTTGGGCGCTCGAAGCCTACGGCGCGGCGCACACCCTGCAGGAGCTCCTCACCGTCAAGTCCGACGACGTCAACGGTCGCACCAAGATCTACGAGTCGCTCGTCAAGGGCGACAACACGCTGAGCGCCGGCACGCCCGAGTCGTTCAACGTGCTCGTCAAGGAAATGCAGGCCCTCGGTCTCGACATCAAATTGAACAAGCGCACCGCCCTTGGGGAAGCCCTCGGCGGCGCCCGCTAA